From the genome of Deltaproteobacteria bacterium:
ACTGACTATCCAGCACATGGGTGACTGTCCCTATGACTTCTTCATTATAAACCGCAACGATAATAATACTTGTCGGTAAACAGTGGTATTTTGTAACTCGAAGTTCATGGTCCTTACTGTCCATAAGTCCATTTTCAAGATAGGACTCATAGAGTAACTTAAAGGCCTGATTGATTTCATTTTTATTACTTGCAACCCTGATTTCTATGCCTTCGAGCTGAGATTCATCAATAGAAATGGAATTTCTAATAATTCCACTTTTTATTTTTTCTGGTAGTAATTGAAAAAGTTTCCAACTTAGTTTTCTTGGCGAAAATCTCATACATCGATATCGGCAAAACTAGACCTGCCCTTTAGTCTGTTTTAAAGAACATCTTGATAAATTATTTTGTTATCTCCATGTCTAAAAAGGCCTGTCTGCAAAATAGACAAATTCACATAAACTCAATCTTCTCGATGTAAAAAACTTCTTCATTTCCCTTAGGCTTTTTCAAGATGACCTCATCGCCCACTTTTTTACCTAACAAACTCATGGCCAAGGGAGATTTCCATGATATTCTTCCCGCCTTCACATCGAACTCGTCTTCGCCAACGATTTGATAATGATAGAACTTACCGTCTTCATCACTATAGGTAACCGTTGCTCCAAAAACAATTTTATCGGAGGTTATCTTTTTGGGGTCCACCACTTCTGAGCTGTCCAAGCGAT
Proteins encoded in this window:
- the greB gene encoding transcription elongation factor GreB produces the protein MSAKNYITPQGFSLLKAEYLELFQKERPKVVETVSWAASNGDRSENADYLYGKKRLREIDKRLKFLGDRLDSSEVVDPKKITSDKIVFGATVTYSDEDGKFYHYQIVGEDEFDVKAGRISWKSPLAMSLLGKKVGDEVILKKPKGNEEVFYIEKIEFM